The following is a genomic window from Fusarium verticillioides 7600 chromosome 5, whole genome shotgun sequence.
AGAGGCTTATCCGTGTTGACGGACTGACCTCGTAGGAGTCGTTTTATGGCCAGCTTGGTGTAGTATCGAGTGACGACCTTGCCTCCAGCACCTTCAATAGCAGCAATAGCTCCAGCAGAAACACGGGAAACCATGACATCGATGGGCTGCTTAAGCATATCCGCACCTCGGGAGAGgaccttgacaccatccTTGACAGTTCCAACAATGCCACACTCGATCAATTCCTTTGGTGTAATCTGCTTGGTGGGGTCGATTCGTCCTTGGTCGATCCAAACCTGGATCTGGTCGAGGTTGACTTCTGACATCTGAGGAGCTCGGCTGCGAATGTGTTAGTCAATTAAGCTCCTATAATTCCCGACTCTTCGAAATTCTGTCGGATTATTCGTAGGCGCCTCACAAGTTGTTGAAACCCTTTCGACCATGCTTGACGATCAAAGGTGTCTGACCACCCTGGAACCACGGCTTGACCTTTCCATGCTGCTTCTGACCCTTGTGACCACGACCAGATGTCTTTCCGTGTCCGGAAGAGGGACCACGACCAactcgcttcttctggtgaACGGCGCCGGGGTTGTTGGCGAGACTGCTGAGGATAGACGCATTTCGGGTCTGGAGGGAGAGGCCGGAGAGGTAGGCCGTCAGCGATGACACAGGGGCATTGGGAGTCGTCCTGCAGCACATCGGCGTGCTGAAGGGTGAAATTCGAGGAGGCATCGTCGTGGAGAGGGCGCCGTGGCCGTGAGTCTGGAATTGATGCTGGCGATCTCGAAGTCTATGGTCACCAATTTTTCGAACGGCTTAGCGCAAGAATGCCAATCTGGGGCAGTGGATGCCTCAGGCTGCCACTCATATAAATCTTCAACGACAGGCTTAAAATCAACGTTTTCGAATTTGATATTGAGAATgattaatatattattagAAGACTTCATAAAGTCGTTTGTATCTTCATAAGCCCGTGTCAAAGGCCTCGCCCTTCCAGAAAGAAGCAGCCATTGAAACCCCCTCCAAGACATCACTTACACGCCCTCCCCATCCATTAACCACAGAGTCCGAGCCCTTCCTTCACCTGAACATCTTAATCCCATACTACATCTATCAAGAAGCGACTGTAGACCGAAAAGAACGAAAATCAGTTGCAGAGAGTCCTTCCTCCAAGGCTTTGCGTATCTCCAGCTGTGCTCGCGAGTCTTTCTCTCGCCTTAGCAGCACGCTTAGcaattctctttctctttctgcGTCTGTAAATAGCCAAGCAGCCGACCCAACCGAGAAATAATGCAATGAGAGGCATGCCAATAACAAGAAATAGAAACATTCCGTCGGTCGCCAACCTCGCTGGGTCATCGTCTGTTTTCGCCCCACGGGGTTCAATCATTATGATGCCCATCTGAACGATCGATATAGCTATGTTCAAGGCGTCCCAGATAAAACTTTGTAAGGCCAGTAATTGAACGAGGGTTGTATAAGCCTTTTTGGCCGACTTCCGTTGTCTCAGCTTAAAACGCCCACTTTCGTTGTTAACGACCCGCAAGTCGAGCTGCTTGACTTATTGAAGTCTAGCACACCTGTTTCCAAGAGAGATAAAGTGTCTCTTAGTTTGGTGCTGAGGAAATGACTGCAGTAGAGATTAGATATTCTGGCTGACATCGTGGGTATATATGGATGAAGAACTACCTAGCATAATCCTCATAGAATCTTGGAGTTGCGGAATCGTGAGGATGAGACGATATGCAAGCTCGGTTAGACAGTGAGGGCAACACTGATATATAACATCAGGTGGTAAACTGTAGGTTCGTATAAATTGACATTCTCGTGCTTTCATCATCCTTATATTCGAGCACAGCCCAAGGCACAGTCTTAGCTGCGTGGATCTATagccaagaacaacaggGATATGAAACATACAATCACACGCAATTGAGAAACagctggagatggaagaagaacagcaaggGTAATTGAGCTAACTAATCATGCTTAAATACCATGCAAGGCACGATCTGAGGCTTTGCTTTGACACAGCCCATTCCCCAAGCATTTGAGAGACGTGTACTGCTCAAGTATGTGCCTTGTCATAATAGAAGAACGGCTCGAGCCTCCGGATATCGCTGCTATAACAGATCCTGCGTGGGCCTTTTTTCACTCATATGGGAGTTACCAGTTACTAAACCAACATTCCCAACCCGTCACTGGAGATGGACCATTGACCATGTTATTCTGACGACATGTACTCAGGACATATAGTCGGCCTTGGACGCCTATATTATATACAAACAAACGGGGTCATAGTCAATGATGGAATGAACCAACTCAGTATACTAACTctttgagctcatcgagagcAGATCTCTAATACTATCTAAGTGTAAGAACCCAATTATCCCAACTCACAACTCTACAACTCTCTCG
Proteins encoded in this region:
- a CDS encoding 50S ribosomal protein L15, which translates into the protein MPPRISPFSTPMCCRTTPNAPVSSLTAYLSGLSLQTRNASILSSLANNPGAVHQKKRVGRGPSSGHGKTSGRGHKGQKQHGKVKPWFQGGQTPLIVKHGRKGFNNFRAPQMSEVNLDQIQVWIDQGRIDPTKQITPKELIECGIVGTVKDGVKVLSRGADMLKQPIDVMVSRVSAGAIAAIEGAGGKVVTRYYTKLAIKRLLRGQSVNTDKPLPQGLEHVDTVLAAARDAPFRYRLPDPTSREDIEYYRDPAHRGYLSHQLAPGESPSLYFRVPGVHKIKSEVKKEKAATEETLF